The genomic DNA GAGGAGCGTGTTCCTGCCGATCATCCGCTGCGGGCGATCCGGGCGTTGGTTGATGAGGTTGTCGGCGGCCTGAACGCACGCTTTGAGCAGCTTTACTCGAAGGTTGGCCGTCCCTCGATCCCGCCGGAATATCTTTTGCGCGCGACGCTGCTGCAGGCTTTTTATTCGGTGCGCTCGGAACGGATGCTGATGGAGCAGATTGATTACAATTTGTTGTTCCGCTGGTTTGTCGGGCTGCCGATGGATGGCGCAGTCTGGCACCCGACGGTGTTCACCAAAAACCGTGACCGTTTGCTGGAAGCGGATGTGGCGCGAGACTTTCTGATGGCGCTGCTGTCGCTGCACAAGGTCAAGCGGCTGCTGTCGGACGAGCACTTTACCGTTGACGGCACCCTGATCGATGCATGGGCCTCGATGAAGAGCTTTCGGCCAAAGGATGGCTCCGGTGAACCGCCTGCGCCGGGCCGCAATGGCGAACGCAACTTCCGCAAGGAGAAGCGTTCCAACGAAACCCATGCCTCGACCACCGATCCGGACGCACGGCTGTTTCGCAAGGGCAATGGCCAGAGCGCGCGGCTGTGTTTCATGGGCCACGCGCTGATGGAGAACCGCAACGGGCTGATCGTTGACACGGCATTGACCCTCGCCAGCGGCACTGCGGAGCGTGAAGCCACATTGGCGATGCTCGACCGTCGCAAGCATGGCCAGCGTATCACACTTGGAGCCGACAAGGCGTATGATGTGACCAGCTTCATCGGCGATCTGCGCAAACGCAAGGTGACGCCGCATATCGCAGTCAACGGCACGCTCAGCAAGCTGGGCAAGCCGCGCAAGACGGCCATTGACGGGCGCACGACGCGCCATTGCGGCTACGCCATCAGCCAGCGCATCCGCAAACGTGTCGAAGAGGCCTTCGGCTGGACCAAGACGCAGGCTGGATATGGCAAGGTGAAACTACGCGGTAGACCAAAGGTCGAAGCCGTCTTCACCTTCGCCATCGTCGCCTACAATCTGATCCGAATACCGAAGCTTTTAAATGAGGCTGCGGCGACATAGAAAAACAACCGGCGAAAGGCCGAAAACAGCATCACGAAGCCATACTATCAGACCCGAAGATCGTAAAAAAAACCGCCAAATCACACAAAACCACACCAAACGCCCAACCGGAAGAAAACAAACCTGTTTTTCAGCAACCTGCTAGAGCAATTTTCGCTCTGACGGAATCGATACGGGGTTTTCAAATCGGTTGATCTTTGATTCAACATCGATGCTGGGCAAGGAGGCCAGCATCGATGACAGCACCTCTATCCAACGATCTTCGTCTTCGTGTTGTGCAGGCTATTGAAGCTGGTCTTTCGCGGCGGGCAGTTGCAGGCAGGTTTGATGTTTCCATCGCCTCTGCGGTGCGCTGGTATCAGCGCTTCAAGCGAACGGGCAGCGTTGAGCCGGATGCCATTGGCGGCGACCGGCACAGTCACCGTGCCGAGGCCCATGCAGCCACGGTGCTGGGATGGATCGAAGAGAACTGCGATATCACGCTGGTTGAGATTGCGGACCGGCTGGCTGCGCAAGGCCATGTTTTTGCTCCGGCCACGATCTGGCGCCTCTTGAGCCGTCACGATTATACGGTCAAAAAAAGACCGCCCATGCTTCAGAACAGGAGCGTGCCGATGTGAAGACCGCCCGTGAGGCCTGGTTTGCAGATCAACTGGAGCTTGCACCGGAGCGGCTGATCTTTCTGGATGAGTGCGGAACCAACACCAAGATGGCGCGCCTTTACGGCCGTTCCAAACGGGGCGAGCGCTGCCGGGCAGCCATTCCCCACGGCCATTGGAAGACAACGACACTGGTCGCAGGCCTCTCCACAGACGGTATCATCGCGCCCATGATCATGGACGGGGCCATGGATGGCGAGATGTTCTCAGCCTATATCAATACATTGTTGGCGCCGTGCCTGATGCCCGGCGACATCGTCATCATGGACAACCTGCCCGCCCACAAAGTTTGGGCCGCGCGTGAGGCCATCGAGGCTGTGGGCGCAACGCTGCTCTTCCTGCCGCCCTATTCGCCCGATTTCAATCCCATCGAGAAGGCCATCGCCCAGATCAAGGCGTTCCTCAAGAAAACCGCAGCCCGAACCAAACCCGAGCTCGATGCTGCTATCGCAAAAGCAATCGACGTCGTCACCCCGCAAAACGCCGAAAGCTATTTCCAAGCATGCGGATATCAAACTGATACAGTGTGAATGGATTCTGCTCTAGCAGCGCTTTCTGACGCGCCTTTATAATTTCCTGCTGTTTCTCGTTTTGATCGAGTTGCAAACGAGGTTTGGATAAAATCGAAATCTCTGAAACACCGGGGCTCCGCGCACCCCCCGATCCGACCGGGGCTTTGGAAGGACCCGCAGCGACGTCTCAATTTTGCGCCCAGAGGAGGAAGTAAGTGAGCCTGCGACAAGTGCGTCATGTCGTCCGGTTTATCGCCTATACGGGTACAAAACAGAAGGGGAAATACTCTCTAGGCGATAAACCGGAAGACTTGTCGCACTTGTCGCAACTCAAGGAAATCAGTGACTTACAGAACATCGAAATCACCCACTTGTCGCAAGGCCACCCGCAGCCCACGGTAGCCACGCCCCCGAATTCCGCTAGTGTCCTTGATCGCCTCAAAACCACGCTGCGAAAGCGTCTCTGGAAAACTGCGCTTCCGTGTTCCGGGGGCTTCGCCGTTCTCATAGGCGTAGGCGCTCCAGGAATCCCAGAGATTCCCTGTCGTGTCCGCTTCATGCTTCCCGGTGATGCAGCATTCCTCAATCCACTGGGCAAAAATGTCCTGTTCCGCAAAGTAGGCGTCTGTCGCTCGCCGTGCGACTTCTGGGCGGATCAGCCCGTTAGCCTGCCAGTCCAGGCAACCCTGGATCATCCATGACAGGATTCCCGGCCACTCCTCGCGAAGTTTGGCAGGCAAATTCGCGTCCTTCGATTTGGGGGGATGATCGAACGGCAGAATGATGAACCGCCGCTTCACGGCTTCATCCACACTGGTCAATGTCGGGGCGTTGTTCCCCACGATCACCAGCTTCATTTGTGGCGTAAATTCAAAAGAGTTCTGGCGCATGAATCGCGCCGTAATCTTGTCCCCGCCCGTCAGCGACTTGATCCGGTTTTCTGCCCAGGCCCGCCCCTTCTCTGTCTCGGACGCCCAGGCCAACCGCGCGCCATCAAGTCGGGCAATCTCTTCGGGGTGCGCGTCGTGCTTTGCCGCCGTCAGGGTTGAGGTCGCCACGTTGATCGCATATTCGCCCAGGATGTCAGAAAGGGTGTTGATCGCTGTCGATTTGCCGGAACCGCCTGGGCCATAGACGAACACCAGCGCGTGTTCCTTCGTCATGCCGGTCAGGGAATAGCCGCCCCACATGCGAAGGAAGCGGACGGCTTCAGCGTCGCCGCCCAAGGCTTCGTCCAGGAAGGCCAGCCAACGCGGGCAGTCCCGCGCCGGGTCGAACCGTTCCAGGGGGACGGGCGCGCTGGCGGTAAGGCGGGACACATGATCCGCCGGATCGCCGGGACGCAAGTTGCCCGTCAGAAGATCGACGGTCCCGCTGGGCGTCCCAAGAAGCCACGGATCGCGATTCCAGTCCACTGCTGTGGCCACGAATTCCCGAACCGTCCGCGCGCCCCGCTCAATGGCTTCCCAGACGTGGACCTTGCGAAGTGGCTTCGCCGCCGGGTTGTCTTCGGCCATGTCCGTTGCCAGCTTGCGGGCGTAGTGGTGGGCCAGCTTCGTCTCCTCACGCCGCCAGGAATTGCCGTCGAACCGGAACCAAGTCCCCGCCGCGTGATCGAACCGCAATTCGTCCTTATAGGCCGTCGTGAAGGCTCGGATCACGCCGTCTTCGTCCAATTCGAAGTTCACGTCTCCCGTGGCACGCGCGCCGCCCAGAACAGCCTCTATGTCGTCGTCATAGACCGCTTGGGCGTCATCCAGTCTGTCGAACAGATCAATGATTTCCGCGCCTTCCCCAGATATCCGCGCGAGGGCGTTTCGAAGTGTCCGGTTCTGTTGTCTGTCGCCCGCGCGGGTCCACCATGCGCCCGCGTCGCCGTCGTCTTCAGCAATGGCGTCGCGCGCTTCCTCTTCGGACTTGCCTTCGCGGAATCGGTCGCAGAGGAATTTGAAGCCGACGCCAGAGCCCGACTCGTCACCACCCTTGGGGCCACGCTTGCCCGCGCGCCGCTTGAACGCGGGGCCATGGTCCCGCACCAGCCACTCCAGATCGGCGCGCGTCACGGGGCAGATGGTTGACACGTCGCCGACACGATCTTCCGTCACAGTGAAATACCGCCCACCCAAGAACAACGCGATTTCGGTATGGCCACCCAAGGAGAATTCAGCACCGCCTTTCGGCGTCACCAGCCCCGCGTCCTGCAAGGCGGCCATGTCCGACTCTCGGCAAAGGAACAGGATGTGGAGTCCCGTGCCGCTGGGGGACAGTTCGGCGTAGCTGGCGAAGCGGTTGACAACGGCGGACGCCCAAGGGGCAAGCGCGTCGGTGTCGGTGTCGAGGCAACCGTCCAGATCGACGCCACAAAGCCGCCAACCTTCCTCCTGGGCGAGCGGGCCGAACATGACGCCAACGCCCGCCGAGCGGCCATCCGCGAGCTTCTGGGCGCGCCCTTGCGCCGCCTTGTGCGGCCCCCAGGTTTCCGGGCTATCGGACTTCGCCATTCGACCCGTCCGGGGCGTATAAGGGACCTTTGAAGGTTTGTCCCTGCCACGCCGCAATTCGTCCCGCCATGCGACCCAGATTGGGGTTCCCTTCAGGTCGTCGAGGGTGAAGGCAGGCTTGCCACGGGCCTTCATTTTGTGGTATCGAGATACCGCGATGGTCATTCGTATGTTCCTTAGCTGGTGATTTGCACAAGTTCCCGGTTCGCAACGCCGCCGTCCCGGATACCCCCTGGGCGGTGGTTTCCGTTTCAGCGTGGAAAGGTAGGGTGATGGTCCTCCGCAAGCGGAGGAGAGGGCATTTTCGGTGGGACATTTTCCCCGAAAAACCCTGATAATTCGTGGGACTTTTGAGTGTCCCACTTTCTGTTAACTAGCTGATATATAGCGGTTTCTGTATTCCGCCCCCGGGCACCATTTTCAAATCAAATACTTAGCTTGAAATCTGCGTGTTGTGTTTGACCATTCGCAACCGGGCGGCAGCATATTCATTCGGTGCGCCAGATCTGGTCGCATTCCATCTACTGACTCGCAAAGACTGTTCCGCAGCAGTCTGAAATCGTATAGTCCTTCTCACAGTTTCAAATTCTGGTTGATTACTATGACCCAATCAAATCAGGCGGATACGTTGCGGGATATCCTGTCCAAGACAGAGCGCCTGCCAACATATTTGTTGGATGCTTACCAGAACCGCTCACTGGAAATCATGCTGCGTCACGCACATGAAAACACGAGCTTTTATCGGGATCGCCTTGCTTGCCTATTTGATGAAATGGGTGACATCAATCTGGATGCACTGCAAAAGGTGCCGATTCTCACCCGGTCTGAAATCCAGGCCGAACCTCACCATCTTTACGCAGATGAAGTGCCAGAGAATTCAGGCATCAAGGTTGATTCATACACATCCGGATCGACCGGCCAGCCGCTGAAAATGCGCTACAGCAGCATCAACGGCGAGGTCGCTCGCGCGATCCATCTGCGGACCTGCATCTGGAACGGCATAGATTTCGACAAGAAATTGGCTGAGATTACCAGCTCGGCAATTGCGGATGTGCTCGAGCAACCTGATCAGAGCAGGAGCAAATGGAATCCCTGGGGAACTGGAGATCATTTTTTCCTTAGCTTGAAAACCTCCAGTTTGGACGACCAGTTGCAATGGCTTTCACGGATTAACGCCACTTATCTGAAGGGATTTCCGACAGTCTGTTGCACCATTCTTCAGGAAGCCGACCGGCAGGGCATAAAGCTCAATCTTGAAAAAGTTTTCACCAGTGGCGAACTGGTGCCTGATCTTATGCGGGAGGCAAAGCCGGAGCATTGGCCGGATGTGGTCGATATTTATGGAACCACGGAAACCGGAATAATCTGCAGCCAGTGCAAGTACGGAACGTATCATGTTCACCGGGA from Pararhizobium sp. IMCC3301 includes the following:
- a CDS encoding IS5 family transposase, whose amino-acid sequence is MRGIENSDAGLFSYIRLEERVPADHPLRAIRALVDEVVGGLNARFEQLYSKVGRPSIPPEYLLRATLLQAFYSVRSERMLMEQIDYNLLFRWFVGLPMDGAVWHPTVFTKNRDRLLEADVARDFLMALLSLHKVKRLLSDEHFTVDGTLIDAWASMKSFRPKDGSGEPPAPGRNGERNFRKEKRSNETHASTTDPDARLFRKGNGQSARLCFMGHALMENRNGLIVDTALTLASGTAEREATLAMLDRRKHGQRITLGADKAYDVTSFIGDLRKRKVTPHIAVNGTLSKLGKPRKTAIDGRTTRHCGYAISQRIRKRVEEAFGWTKTQAGYGKVKLRGRPKVEAVFTFAIVAYNLIRIPKLLNEAAAT
- a CDS encoding phenylacetate--CoA ligase family protein, whose protein sequence is MTQSNQADTLRDILSKTERLPTYLLDAYQNRSLEIMLRHAHENTSFYRDRLACLFDEMGDINLDALQKVPILTRSEIQAEPHHLYADEVPENSGIKVDSYTSGSTGQPLKMRYSSINGEVARAIHLRTCIWNGIDFDKKLAEITSSAIADVLEQPDQSRSKWNPWGTGDHFFLSLKTSSLDDQLQWLSRINATYLKGFPTVCCTILQEADRQGIKLNLEKVFTSGELVPDLMREAKPEHWPDVVDIYGTTETGIICSQCKYGTYHVHRENVFLEILDDAGNPTATGEIGHVVVTALYNFAMPFIRYAIGDFAVAGDDQCACGISLPTVQRIVGRERNYFRFPDNHHFWPFAQSSQIRKYVPNRFRQIAQVSDYGIEFRYTPEAEDQFEDPAGLQRYLAECLHPDIQLELVRVPIPVRTRGEKHLEYICELKRI
- a CDS encoding phage/plasmid primase, P4 family — protein: MTIAVSRYHKMKARGKPAFTLDDLKGTPIWVAWRDELRRGRDKPSKVPYTPRTGRMAKSDSPETWGPHKAAQGRAQKLADGRSAGVGVMFGPLAQEEGWRLCGVDLDGCLDTDTDALAPWASAVVNRFASYAELSPSGTGLHILFLCRESDMAALQDAGLVTPKGGAEFSLGGHTEIALFLGGRYFTVTEDRVGDVSTICPVTRADLEWLVRDHGPAFKRRAGKRGPKGGDESGSGVGFKFLCDRFREGKSEEEARDAIAEDDGDAGAWWTRAGDRQQNRTLRNALARISGEGAEIIDLFDRLDDAQAVYDDDIEAVLGGARATGDVNFELDEDGVIRAFTTAYKDELRFDHAAGTWFRFDGNSWRREETKLAHHYARKLATDMAEDNPAAKPLRKVHVWEAIERGARTVREFVATAVDWNRDPWLLGTPSGTVDLLTGNLRPGDPADHVSRLTASAPVPLERFDPARDCPRWLAFLDEALGGDAEAVRFLRMWGGYSLTGMTKEHALVFVYGPGGSGKSTAINTLSDILGEYAINVATSTLTAAKHDAHPEEIARLDGARLAWASETEKGRAWAENRIKSLTGGDKITARFMRQNSFEFTPQMKLVIVGNNAPTLTSVDEAVKRRFIILPFDHPPKSKDANLPAKLREEWPGILSWMIQGCLDWQANGLIRPEVARRATDAYFAEQDIFAQWIEECCITGKHEADTTGNLWDSWSAYAYENGEAPGTRKRSFPETLSQRGFEAIKDTSGIRGRGYRGLRVALRQVGDFDVL
- a CDS encoding IS630 family transposase (programmed frameshift); this encodes MTAPLSNDLRLRVVQAIEAGLSRRAVAGRFDVSIASAVRWYQRFKRTGSVEPDAIGGDRHSHRAEAHAATVLGWIEENCDITLVEIADRLAAQGHVFAPATIWRLLSRHDYTGQKKTAHASEQERADVKTAREAWFADQLELAPERLIFLDECGTNTKMARLYGRSKRGERCRAAIPHGHWKTTTLVAGLSTDGIIAPMIMDGAMDGEMFSAYINTLLAPCLMPGDIVIMDNLPAHKVWAAREAIEAVGATLLFLPPYSPDFNPIEKAIAQIKAFLKKTAARTKPELDAAIAKAIDVVTPQNAESYFQACGYQTDTV